One genomic region from Motacilla alba alba isolate MOTALB_02 chromosome 5, Motacilla_alba_V1.0_pri, whole genome shotgun sequence encodes:
- the CGRRF1 gene encoding cell growth regulator with RING finger domain protein 1, producing the protein MAAVFLVTLYEYSPLFYIALVSVCFLVTSALVLGWFGLGVPVILRNSEETESSTRVLKKRMRQVKNPFGLEIPNPAAASVTRGVTLTPDCLEDCVLTCYWGCNVQKLHEALQKHVYCFRIKTPQALEDALYNEYLYKQQYFIKKNDKAEKYCQLPEDAQVVDFGPVPRARYPLVALLTLADEEDREIYDIIAMVAVIHVPDESYRLSCRILYQYLLLAQGQYHDLKQLFMSANSPAPSSSDTFPGESSTGRGLLEKAGLAADEPELQEENSKDCVVCQNGPVNWVLLPCRHTCLCDGCIRYFQQCPMCRQFVQESFPLCSKKEQDEEESTRVLQDVLPGRVF; encoded by the exons ATGGCCGCCGTGTTCCTGGTTACGCTGTACGAGTATTCGCCGCTGTTTTACATCGCCCTGGTGTCCGTCTGCTTCCTCGTCACCAGCGCGCTCGTCCTCGGCTG GTTTGGTTTGGGTGTTCCTGTTATTCTGAGGAACTCAGAAGAGACAGAATCCAGCACAAGGGTACTGAAAAAGCGCATGAGACAAGTGAAGAATCCTTTTGGGTTGGAGATCCCtaatcctgctgcagcttcagtAACAA GGGGTGTAACACTGACACCTGACTGCCTGGAGGACTGTGTCCTTACCTGCTACTGGGGCTGCAATGTCCAGAAACTCCACGAAGCGCTGCAGAAACACGTCTACTGCTTCAGAATAAAGACTCCTCAGGCATTAGAGGATGCTCTCTACAACGAATACCTCTACAAACAGCAGTACTT CATCAAAAAAAATGACAAGGCAGAGAAATACTGTCAGTTACCAGAAGATGCTCAAGTTGTGGATTTTGGCCCCGTGCCTAGAGCTCGCTATCCCTTGGTAGCACTGCTGACGTTAGCAGAtgaagaagacagagaaatataTGATATT atTGCAATGGTAGCTGTAATTCACGTTCCTGATGAGAGCTACAGACTTTCCTGCCGAATTTTGTATCAGTATCTCCTCCTAGCTCAAGGTCAATACCATGACCTGAAG CAACTCTTCATGTCTGCAAATAGCCCTGCACCCTCCTCCAGTGATACCTTCCCTGgtgagagcagcactggcagagggctgctggaaaaggccgggctggctgcagaTGAACCAGAattgcaggaagaaaacagcaaagacTGTGTTGTGTGCCAGAATGGCCCTGTGAACTGggtcctcctgccctgcagacacACGTGCCTGTGTGATGGCTGCATCAGGTATTTCCAGCAGTGCCCCATGTGCAGGCAGTTCGTGCAGGAGTCTTTTCCACTTTGCAGCAAAAAGGAGCAAGATGAGGAGGAATCGACCCGTGTCTTGCAAGATGTTCTTCCTGGAAGAGTTTTTTAA
- the GMFB gene encoding glia maturation factor beta: MSESLVVCDVAEDLVEKLRKFRFRKETNNAAIIMKIDKDKQLVVLDEEHEGISPDELKDELPERQPRFIVYSYKYQHEDGRVSYPLCFIFSSPVGCKPEQQMMYAGSKNKLVQTAELTKVFEIRNTEDLTEEWLREKLGFFH; this comes from the exons ATG AGTGAATCTCTGGTGGTTTGTGATGTTGCCGAAGATCTGGTggagaaactgagaaaattCCGATTTCGCAAAGAGACCAACAATGCTGCCATTATAA TGAAAATCGACAAGGATAAGCAGTTGGTGGTGCTGGATGAGGAGCATGAG GGTATTTCTCCTGATGAGCTAAAGGATGAGCTGCCCGAGAGACAACCTCG atttattgtGTATAGTTACAAGTACCAGCATGAAGATGGAAGAGTTTCCTATCCATTGTGCTTTATCTTCTCCAGTCCAGTTG GATGTAAGCCTGAGCAGCAGATGATGTATGCTGGAAGCAAGAATAAGCTTGTACAGACAGCTGAACTCACTAAG GTATTCGaaatcagaaatacagaagaCCTAACTGAAGAGTGGCTGCGTGAGAAACTGGGCTTTTTCCACTAA